One window of the Pleurocapsa minor HA4230-MV1 genome contains the following:
- the psbD gene encoding photosystem II D2 protein (photosystem q(a) protein), with protein MTIAIDLPQSNIGWFRQIDDWLKRDRFVFIGWSGLLLFPCSYLAIGAWFTGTTFVSAWYTHGLVSSYLEGCNVLTAAVSTPADSMGHSLLFLWGPEANWNFTRWCQIGGLWTFTAFHGVLGLIGFMLRQIEIARLISLRPYNAIAFSAPIAIFVSVFLVYPLGQSSWFFAPSLGIAGIFRFVLFFQGFHNYTLNPFHMMGVAGVLGGALLCAIHGATVQNTLFKDAQAFNTFGAFSPTQAEETYSMVTANRFWSQIFGIAFSNKRWLHFFMLFVPVTGLWMSAIGMIGLAFNLRAYDFISQELRAAEDPGFETFYTKNILLNEGLRAWMAPQDQPHESFQFPDEVLPRGNAQ; from the coding sequence ATGACTATTGCAATCGATCTTCCACAATCAAATATCGGCTGGTTTAGGCAAATTGATGACTGGCTGAAACGCGATCGCTTTGTGTTTATTGGCTGGTCAGGGTTATTACTCTTTCCCTGTTCCTATTTAGCGATTGGTGCCTGGTTTACTGGCACTACTTTTGTCAGTGCTTGGTACACCCACGGGTTAGTTAGTTCGTATCTTGAAGGATGCAATGTTTTAACGGCTGCGGTATCTACTCCAGCAGATAGTATGGGTCATTCTCTCTTATTTCTCTGGGGGCCAGAAGCGAATTGGAATTTTACGCGCTGGTGTCAAATTGGCGGTTTATGGACGTTTACAGCCTTTCATGGAGTCTTGGGGTTAATCGGCTTTATGCTGCGACAGATAGAAATTGCCCGTCTGATCTCACTACGACCTTATAATGCGATCGCTTTTTCTGCTCCCATTGCTATTTTTGTTTCTGTCTTTTTAGTCTATCCCTTGGGACAATCTAGCTGGTTTTTTGCTCCTAGCTTAGGGATAGCTGGTATCTTTCGCTTTGTGCTGTTTTTCCAGGGTTTCCATAACTATACTCTTAATCCCTTTCACATGATGGGAGTTGCAGGAGTTTTAGGAGGGGCTTTGCTCTGTGCCATTCATGGGGCAACGGTACAAAACACTTTATTCAAAGATGCCCAAGCTTTTAATACTTTTGGCGCATTTAGTCCCACTCAAGCAGAAGAAACCTATTCAATGGTTACTGCTAACCGCTTTTGGTCACAGATTTTTGGGATTGCTTTCTCTAACAAACGCTGGCTACATTTCTTTATGTTGTTTGTACCTGTAACTGGCTTGTGGATGAGTGCTATAGGCATGATTGGTTTAGCTTTTAACCTGCGAGCCTATGATTTTATCTCTCAAGAGTTACGAGCAGCCGAAGACCCTGGTTTTGAGACTTTCTACACCAAAAATATTTTACTCAATGAAGGTTTGCGAGCTTGGATGGCACCCCAAGATCAGCCCCATGAAAGCTTTCAGTTTCCAGACGAAGTATTACCACGGGGTAATGCGCAGTAA
- the psbB gene encoding photosystem II chlorophyll-binding protein CP47: MGLPWYRVHTVVLNDPGRLISVHLMHNALCAGFAGSMLLFELALYDPSDPVLNPMWRQGCFLMPFVARLGVTNSWQGWSITGESFSDPGFWTFETVAIAHIIFSGLQFLAACWHWVNWDLVTFFDEETGESTLDLPRIFGIHLLLAGLLCFGFGAFHLTGIFGPGMWVSDPYGLTGHMQGVAPVWDASGFDPYNPGGVVAHHIAAGIVGIIGGLFHIVVRPSEELYKLLRMGNIEGALASGLAVFFFAGFVASASMWYGTATTPVELWGPTRFQWDKGYYQQEIEHRVENNLAAGDSLSQAWSKIPEKLLFYDYIGNNPAKGGLFRYGRMVDGDGLPLAWLGHPVFQDGEGRELTVRRMNSFFETFPTVLTDRDNIVRADIPFRRTEAENSFEQTGVTVSFYGGLLNGQTFNNPVEVKKYARQAVLGEAFEFDTETYDSDGVFRTSNRGFFAYFHACFALLWFFGHIWHGTRAIFSDVFSGINIELEEQVEFGVWTKVGDVTSRKQPELVPLPGSNE; encoded by the coding sequence ATGGGTTTACCTTGGTATCGCGTCCATACGGTGGTGTTAAACGACCCAGGGCGATTAATATCCGTTCATTTAATGCACAATGCTCTTTGTGCTGGCTTTGCTGGTTCAATGCTGTTGTTTGAACTGGCTTTATATGACCCTAGTGACCCCGTACTTAACCCGATGTGGCGACAAGGTTGTTTCTTAATGCCGTTTGTGGCGCGATTAGGAGTAACCAATTCTTGGCAGGGTTGGAGTATCACGGGGGAAAGCTTTAGTGATCCTGGGTTTTGGACTTTTGAAACTGTAGCGATCGCTCATATTATTTTTTCGGGACTACAGTTTTTAGCTGCTTGTTGGCATTGGGTTAACTGGGATTTAGTTACTTTCTTTGATGAAGAAACTGGCGAATCAACCTTAGATTTACCCAGAATATTTGGCATTCATCTTTTATTAGCGGGTTTACTTTGCTTTGGTTTTGGTGCTTTTCATCTAACTGGTATTTTTGGGCCAGGAATGTGGGTATCAGACCCCTATGGACTAACGGGACATATGCAGGGAGTTGCGCCTGTTTGGGACGCATCGGGATTTGACCCCTATAATCCTGGTGGGGTAGTTGCCCATCATATTGCAGCAGGCATTGTGGGCATTATTGGCGGACTATTTCACATTGTGGTGCGTCCTTCCGAAGAACTGTATAAGTTATTGAGGATGGGTAATATCGAAGGTGCATTAGCTAGCGGTCTGGCAGTCTTCTTTTTTGCTGGTTTTGTCGCTAGTGCTTCGATGTGGTACGGTACAGCAACCACTCCCGTCGAACTCTGGGGGCCAACTCGTTTTCAGTGGGATAAAGGCTACTATCAACAGGAAATAGAACATCGAGTCGAAAATAATCTAGCTGCGGGGGATAGTCTATCGCAAGCTTGGTCAAAAATTCCTGAAAAGTTACTGTTTTACGATTACATTGGCAATAATCCTGCTAAGGGTGGTCTATTCCGCTATGGTCGGATGGTTGATGGGGATGGTTTACCTCTAGCTTGGCTGGGTCATCCAGTTTTTCAAGATGGTGAGGGAAGAGAGTTAACTGTCCGACGCATGAATAGCTTCTTTGAAACTTTCCCAACGGTTTTAACCGATCGAGATAACATCGTTCGTGCTGATATTCCTTTCCGTCGAACTGAAGCGGAAAATAGCTTTGAGCAAACAGGAGTCACAGTTAGTTTCTACGGCGGACTATTAAATGGTCAAACCTTTAACAACCCTGTCGAAGTCAAGAAATATGCTCGCCAAGCAGTCTTGGGAGAAGCTTTTGAATTCGATACCGAAACCTATGATTCCGATGGCGTATTCCGTACCAGTAATCGCGGTTTCTTTGCCTATTTCCACGCCTGTTTTGCTTTACTTTGGTTTTTTGGTCATATTTGGCACGGCACTCGCGCCATATTCAGCGATGTCTTTTCGGGTATCAATATCGAACTAGAAGAACAAGTCGAGTTTGGCGTTTGGACAAAAGTTGGCGATGTTACCAGTCGGAAGCAGCCAGAACTTGTACCGCTACCAGGAAGTAATGAGTAG
- the psbH gene encoding photosystem II reaction center protein PsbH — MTQSKFASKKTAPLQYFFKPINSEAGKVTRGWGTTPLMAGIILLFVLFLLIIVQIVNSSILLEGMNVDWTSLKY; from the coding sequence ATGACACAATCCAAATTTGCCTCGAAAAAAACTGCCCCCCTACAGTATTTCTTTAAACCAATTAACTCCGAAGCAGGAAAAGTTACTCGTGGTTGGGGGACAACACCACTGATGGCAGGAATCATCTTGTTGTTTGTTTTATTTCTGCTGATCATTGTCCAGATTGTTAATTCTTCGATTCTACTGGAGGGGATGAACGTAGATTGGACGAGTTTGAAGTACTAA
- a CDS encoding allophycocyanin, whose amino-acid sequence MSMIAELILNADSEARYLGPKEIHIFQDFLKTGEQRLKIANFLAANEQKIVRNGTNKFWERCPVTPSNSGVERKTNSCMRDQGWYVRLIAYSVLAGSEKPLEEIGTIGIKEMYNSLEIPIRNIAECMQCLKEETVAMMDEEDAMEVAPYFDFIIQSLS is encoded by the coding sequence ATGAGTATGATTGCTGAATTAATTCTAAATGCCGATAGTGAAGCTCGTTATCTTGGCCCCAAAGAAATTCATATTTTCCAAGATTTTCTGAAAACTGGGGAACAACGGCTAAAAATCGCCAATTTCTTGGCTGCAAATGAACAAAAGATTGTTCGCAATGGCACTAATAAATTTTGGGAACGTTGTCCTGTCACTCCTAGTAATAGTGGTGTCGAAAGGAAGACTAATTCCTGTATGCGAGATCAAGGGTGGTACGTTCGCCTCATTGCCTATTCTGTCTTGGCAGGTAGCGAAAAACCCCTCGAAGAAATTGGCACGATTGGTATTAAAGAAATGTACAACTCTCTAGAAATACCAATTCGTAATATTGCTGAGTGTATGCAATGCCTCAAGGAAGAAACTGTAGCAATGATGGATGAAGAAGATGCTATGGAAGTCGCACCTTATTTTGACTTCATTATTCAATCGCTTTCATAA
- a CDS encoding allophycocyanin subunit beta, translating to MQDLITSTINTFDVRAQYPDSDAMNRLENYFKSGDLRAKASLAISANAKSIITKAVAKSLMYTDITAPGGNMYTCRRYAACIRDLEYYLRYATYAMLAGDPSILDERILNGLRETYNSLGVPIGGTVRSIQAMKEVTADLVGTEAGKEMGVYFDYICSGLS from the coding sequence ATGCAAGACCTTATTACTTCTACAATCAATACTTTTGATGTTCGCGCTCAATATCCAGATAGTGATGCGATGAATCGATTAGAAAACTATTTTAAAAGTGGCGATTTACGTGCCAAAGCCTCTCTGGCTATTAGTGCTAATGCTAAATCGATCATTACGAAAGCGGTAGCTAAGTCGTTGATGTATACCGATATTACTGCTCCTGGAGGCAATATGTATACTTGCCGTCGTTATGCAGCCTGTATTCGGGACTTGGAATACTATCTTCGTTATGCTACCTATGCGATGCTAGCTGGTGATCCTTCGATTCTCGATGAACGCATCCTCAATGGTTTACGAGAAACTTATAACTCTCTGGGAGTTCCCATTGGCGGTACAGTGCGCTCAATTCAAGCAATGAAAGAAGTTACTGCGGATTTGGTAGGTACGGAAGCTGGTAAAGAAATGGGTGTCTATTTTGACTATATTTGTTCTGGCTTAAGTTGA
- a CDS encoding allophycocyanin, whose amino-acid sequence MSIITRSIASADREARYLSLGELRAIADFYQGGQDRLRLAQILVANEEAIIEKGSQRFWSRYPNTPSNTGNPTFRASCLRDQGWYLRLITYALVLGDTEPIEKIGIKGVKEMYESLEIPLKNLAECMRCLKEVTTEMLGIQDANAIAPYFDYVIQGFQ is encoded by the coding sequence ATGAGCATTATTACCCGTTCTATTGCTAGTGCGGATCGTGAAGCACGCTATCTGAGTCTGGGAGAGTTAAGAGCGATCGCAGATTTTTATCAAGGTGGACAGGATCGGCTGCGTCTAGCTCAAATTTTAGTCGCTAATGAAGAGGCGATCATAGAAAAAGGTAGTCAGAGATTTTGGTCGCGATATCCTAATACTCCCAGTAATACTGGCAATCCGACTTTTAGAGCTTCTTGTCTACGAGATCAAGGCTGGTATCTGCGTCTAATTACTTATGCGCTCGTCTTGGGTGATACAGAACCAATCGAGAAAATAGGGATTAAAGGTGTAAAAGAGATGTATGAGTCGCTGGAAATTCCCCTGAAAAACTTGGCTGAATGTATGCGTTGTCTCAAAGAAGTAACTACCGAAATGCTCGGTATTCAAGATGCGAATGCGATCGCTCCTTATTTTGATTACGTTATTCAAGGATTTCAGTGA
- a CDS encoding phycobilisome rod-core linker polypeptide — MNVNTGGGSPVVHPQRYQTTPLAVISQAEQQDRNLKVSELNRLADYFNSGTKLLEIVNRISQNADAIVAAGGDRIFYGGNAMDYLEKPQQLVDLPGYTKPITVTQAAVAKAKVTQNKSKSQNFQNFPNLQPRSLISGRTFNFVELLLEAVYRMQATGREPLPGGFKPINISRYGTKRMKRSMRDLGWFLRYITYAIVAGNESILTVNTKGLRGVIPEDVTVATIVALQEMCWKSLTYFPEDREAKEIVRYYFDVLIKAYEVEKPAVRLREGVSNDQQGLQLPQSYFLAAESRPKFALKSNTSVTEKQAVIKAAYRQIFECDINRTYGMAFKELESQVTGGNISMKEFIRSLGKTRLYRRLFYEPYTISRVIELAFPHFLGRGLSSMEEFQDYFEIISRGGLSALIDALINSAEYADYFGEETVPYVRGLGQEAQECRNWGAQLDQFKYSAVVRKIPQFVTLFGNYQQPLPNQHPYGVGNDPLETQFGAVFPSETRDRYAQPTLFGKDNQRLLINSNLSNQNVTNSLVPETILKLNNSDREHRQRNVNLSHHSVTAIIKGSYRQVLGREPYSGQHLTVAETKLKNGEITVREFVRQLAKSTWFRSLYWDKLYITKAIEYIHRRLLGRPTYGRLEMNQYYDLCSKQGFYALIDEILDSDEYLATFGEDTVPYERYLTPKGWAKRSLPEPINWSQAQLSRQTTAGEVVAQKIREDRARLTKLAAENNGSSVTKTTPVKQTILATANEDSQSQTVTNSNSIPVEPEPEKLKADS; from the coding sequence ATGAATGTTAATACAGGCGGTGGTAGTCCCGTTGTTCATCCTCAAAGATATCAAACCACACCCCTTGCCGTAATTTCTCAGGCAGAGCAACAGGATCGTAATTTAAAAGTAAGTGAACTTAATCGACTCGCTGATTATTTTAATTCTGGTACTAAGTTATTAGAAATTGTTAATAGGATTAGTCAAAACGCCGATGCTATTGTAGCTGCTGGAGGCGATCGCATTTTCTATGGTGGTAATGCGATGGATTATCTGGAAAAGCCTCAACAATTGGTCGATCTACCAGGCTACACTAAACCGATAACTGTTACTCAGGCTGCCGTTGCTAAAGCCAAGGTTACTCAGAACAAAAGTAAAAGCCAAAATTTCCAGAATTTCCCGAATTTGCAGCCTCGTTCGTTAATTAGTGGTCGTACCTTTAACTTTGTCGAACTGTTACTAGAAGCAGTTTACAGGATGCAGGCGACGGGTAGAGAACCATTACCAGGGGGTTTTAAGCCGATTAATATCTCTCGTTATGGTACGAAAAGAATGAAGCGATCGATGCGAGATTTGGGTTGGTTTTTGCGCTACATTACTTATGCGATCGTCGCTGGCAATGAGAGTATTTTAACTGTTAATACCAAGGGGTTACGGGGGGTAATTCCTGAAGATGTGACGGTAGCTACTATTGTTGCTCTCCAAGAGATGTGTTGGAAGTCTTTGACTTATTTTCCTGAAGATCGGGAGGCGAAAGAGATCGTTAGATATTATTTTGATGTCTTAATCAAAGCCTATGAAGTCGAAAAGCCTGCGGTGAGACTGAGAGAAGGAGTATCTAATGACCAGCAAGGCTTACAACTACCCCAAAGTTATTTTTTGGCTGCGGAATCACGACCTAAATTTGCGCTGAAATCTAATACGTCGGTGACAGAAAAACAAGCTGTAATTAAAGCAGCTTACCGACAGATATTTGAATGCGACATCAATCGCACCTATGGCATGGCTTTCAAAGAATTAGAATCTCAGGTTACAGGTGGCAACATTTCGATGAAAGAGTTTATCCGTAGCCTGGGTAAAACTCGTCTCTATCGCCGATTATTCTATGAACCGTACACTATTTCTAGAGTTATCGAACTAGCATTTCCTCACTTTTTAGGTCGAGGTTTGAGTTCAATGGAAGAGTTTCAAGATTACTTTGAAATTATCTCCCGTGGTGGTTTGTCAGCTTTAATTGATGCTTTAATCAACTCGGCTGAATATGCCGATTATTTCGGTGAAGAAACCGTCCCCTATGTAAGAGGTTTAGGTCAAGAAGCTCAGGAATGTCGTAACTGGGGAGCGCAATTAGACCAATTTAAATATAGTGCTGTCGTTCGTAAAATACCTCAATTTGTGACTCTGTTTGGTAACTATCAACAGCCTTTACCAAACCAGCATCCTTACGGTGTTGGCAACGATCCTCTAGAAACTCAGTTTGGGGCAGTTTTTCCCAGCGAAACACGCGATCGCTACGCTCAACCGACACTTTTTGGTAAAGATAATCAGCGTCTATTGATTAACTCTAATTTAAGTAATCAAAATGTAACTAACAGTTTAGTTCCAGAAACAATTTTGAAGCTGAACAATAGTGATCGTGAACATCGACAACGAAATGTTAATCTCTCACATCATTCTGTTACAGCTATCATCAAAGGATCTTATCGACAGGTTTTGGGACGAGAACCTTATTCTGGTCAACATTTAACCGTAGCGGAAACTAAACTTAAAAACGGTGAAATTACAGTCCGCGAATTTGTACGTCAATTAGCTAAATCTACTTGGTTTCGTAGTTTATATTGGGACAAACTTTATATTACAAAAGCGATCGAGTACATTCATCGGCGTTTATTAGGTCGCCCTACTTATGGACGCTTGGAAATGAATCAGTATTACGATCTCTGTTCTAAACAAGGTTTTTATGCTCTAATTGATGAAATTTTAGACAGCGATGAATATCTAGCAACTTTTGGTGAAGATACAGTCCCCTATGAACGCTATCTTACCCCTAAAGGCTGGGCAAAGCGATCGCTCCCAGAACCAATTAATTGGTCACAAGCACAATTATCACGTCAAACTACCGCAGGAGAAGTTGTAGCTCAAAAAATTAGAGAAGATCGAGCGCGACTGACTAAATTGGCTGCCGAAAATAATGGCAGTAGCGTAACCAAAACAACTCCTGTAAAACAAACTATTTTGGCAACAGCTAACGAAGATAGTCAATCTCAGACAGTTACAAACTCTAATTCAATTCCAGTTGAACCCGAACCAGAAAAGCTAAAAGCTGATAGCTAA
- a CDS encoding allophycocyanin — protein MSIVKQVILNADEELRYPSLSEIHLLQNFCHTGANRIRIARILADNETRLVQRGSRKFWKKCPVTPSNSGNLRKTNSCQRDQGWYIRLIAYCVLAGNNQPLDDIGILGMREMYQSLGIPLGNWVEALRCLKEEAIALLDAQDAIEVIPYFDHLIQALANPGPPYRINDGSVEY, from the coding sequence ATGAGTATAGTTAAACAAGTGATTCTTAATGCCGATGAAGAACTTCGCTATCCCAGCCTCAGCGAGATTCATCTCTTACAAAACTTTTGTCATACGGGAGCAAATAGAATTCGGATTGCCAGGATTCTTGCCGACAATGAAACTAGACTGGTGCAACGGGGTTCTCGTAAATTCTGGAAAAAATGCCCAGTTACTCCTAGTAATAGCGGAAATCTGCGCAAGACTAACTCTTGTCAGCGCGATCAAGGCTGGTATATCCGTTTAATTGCCTATTGCGTTTTAGCTGGTAACAATCAGCCATTGGATGATATTGGTATCCTGGGGATGAGAGAAATGTATCAGTCCCTTGGTATTCCTTTAGGTAATTGGGTCGAAGCCTTGCGTTGTTTAAAAGAAGAAGCGATCGCTTTACTTGACGCTCAAGATGCGATCGAGGTTATTCCCTATTTTGACCATCTTATTCAAGCTCTCGCTAATCCTGGGCCTCCCTATCGGATTAATGACGGTTCGGTGGAATATTAA
- the pqqA gene encoding pyrroloquinoline quinone precursor peptide PqqA, translating into MDAQKSDRLTLPKIDSNSLSADSMRSIGDQPILTWEEPDFEKFDLCMEVTAYVYHWQ; encoded by the coding sequence ATGGATGCTCAGAAAAGCGATCGCCTGACATTGCCAAAAATTGACAGCAATTCGCTATCAGCAGATTCAATGCGATCTATCGGCGATCAACCCATCCTAACTTGGGAAGAACCCGATTTTGAAAAGTTCGATCTGTGTATGGAAGTCACCGCCTACGTTTACCATTGGCAATGA
- a CDS encoding PQQ-dependent sugar dehydrogenase: protein MRKTRTNRLIQGLGSAIVLLIFASCSQLQNLPNASTNAENTSSPVATNTPSNAPVVPTGDVAAASSFSKTTLVEGLEHPWSIAWLTDGAMLITERPGRLRIVRNGTLDPTPITGVPKVLAVGQGGLMDVSLHPNFAQNRFIYLTYSHGSEDANRTRVARARFDGKALNDLKVIFEATQPKSGDQHFGSRITWLPDGTMLIAIGDGGNPPISLNDNLIRKQAQNLNSRLGKIVRINDDGSIPKDNPFATNANADRAIWSYGHRNIQGLALDPTSQRVWATEHGSRGGDELNQPQAGKNYGWPVVTYSEEYTGGEISNERSRPGMEDPKVVWTPATAPSGLAFYTGDRFGQWKGDLFAGGLISQDVRRIDLDESGNVVGQDAIDIGQRVRDVRQGPDGLLYVLTDEQNGQLISLEPTGG, encoded by the coding sequence ATGAGAAAAACAAGAACCAATCGCCTAATTCAAGGGCTAGGAAGCGCGATCGTCCTATTAATTTTTGCCAGTTGTTCTCAGTTACAAAACTTGCCCAACGCCTCCACTAATGCCGAAAATACAAGTTCCCCAGTAGCTACAAATACACCATCGAACGCCCCCGTTGTTCCTACTGGCGATGTTGCTGCTGCTAGCAGCTTCTCAAAAACAACTTTAGTAGAAGGCTTAGAACACCCTTGGAGCATTGCTTGGCTAACCGATGGCGCAATGTTGATTACCGAACGACCAGGGCGACTACGCATCGTTCGCAACGGAACCCTCGATCCAACCCCAATTACTGGAGTACCAAAAGTTTTAGCCGTCGGTCAAGGCGGTTTGATGGATGTCTCGTTGCATCCTAACTTTGCCCAAAATCGCTTTATCTATCTCACCTATTCTCATGGAAGCGAAGATGCAAACCGCACGCGCGTCGCACGAGCAAGGTTTGACGGCAAAGCTTTAAACGACCTAAAAGTCATATTTGAGGCTACTCAGCCTAAATCAGGCGACCAGCATTTTGGTTCGCGTATTACTTGGCTACCTGACGGGACAATGTTGATAGCTATTGGTGATGGTGGTAACCCACCCATCTCTCTCAACGACAATTTGATTCGCAAACAAGCACAAAACCTCAATAGTCGTCTCGGTAAGATCGTGCGAATTAATGATGATGGTTCTATCCCCAAAGACAATCCCTTTGCCACAAATGCTAATGCCGATCGAGCGATTTGGAGTTACGGACATCGTAATATTCAAGGACTAGCCTTAGATCCGACTTCCCAGCGAGTATGGGCAACCGAACATGGTTCGCGCGGTGGGGACGAACTCAACCAGCCCCAAGCAGGGAAAAATTACGGTTGGCCTGTCGTTACCTACAGCGAAGAATACACTGGTGGGGAAATCTCCAACGAGCGATCGCGTCCTGGGATGGAAGACCCAAAAGTTGTCTGGACACCAGCAACCGCCCCTTCAGGACTGGCATTTTATACGGGCGATCGCTTTGGACAATGGAAAGGCGATCTCTTCGCAGGTGGACTAATTTCGCAGGATGTTCGCCGTATCGATTTAGACGAATCGGGTAATGTGGTAGGTCAAGATGCGATCGATATCGGTCAGCGTGTGCGCGATGTGCGCCAAGGGCCAGACGGATTGTTGTACGTTCTCACAGACGAACAAAATGGGCAGTTAATTAGTCTCGAACCTACTGGAGGTTAA
- a CDS encoding response regulator, producing the protein MTKKILIIDDDDDIREATQLCLEIVGNWQIVTANSGRTGLVEAIAEQPDLILLDVMMPDMDGLETLKELQANTVTRDIPVMFLTAKAHPAEQRQFTRLQVSGVITKPYDPFELSNRIAQVLS; encoded by the coding sequence ATGACTAAAAAAATTTTAATTATCGATGATGATGACGATATCAGAGAAGCCACCCAACTTTGCTTAGAAATTGTTGGTAATTGGCAAATTGTAACCGCCAATTCAGGCAGAACGGGATTAGTCGAAGCGATCGCCGAACAACCCGATCTAATCTTACTGGATGTTATGATGCCAGATATGGATGGTTTAGAAACTTTAAAAGAATTACAAGCTAATACCGTAACTAGAGACATTCCAGTCATGTTTCTCACCGCCAAAGCCCATCCAGCCGAACAACGTCAATTTACTCGGTTACAAGTGTCAGGAGTAATTACCAAACCCTACGATCCTTTTGAACTCTCAAATCGCATCGCTCAAGTTCTTAGTTAG